In Nitrospira sp., one genomic interval encodes:
- the deoC gene encoding deoxyribose-phosphate aldolase, translated as MGVLPWNECLPRYLDHTVLRPDATKADVLRLCAEAKVQGFIVIFVPPCYIDEAVAAVAGTEIQVGIPVGFPLGGHSTHAKVTEAIEAVARGARVLDMVINISRLKSGDHDFVRNDMVAVIQATPGVNHKVIVETCLLTREEKITACRLAVEAGMDYVKTSTGFSHAGATVDDVRLMKEAVAGRAKVKASGGIRDWKTTQALLEAGADRIGTSVSLKIVDEWQSQRAGTR; from the coding sequence ATGGGCGTGCTGCCGTGGAATGAATGCCTGCCCCGTTACCTCGACCACACCGTCTTGCGGCCTGATGCGACCAAGGCGGATGTCTTGCGATTGTGCGCCGAAGCGAAGGTGCAGGGCTTCATCGTGATCTTTGTGCCGCCTTGTTATATCGACGAAGCCGTTGCGGCGGTGGCAGGAACCGAGATTCAGGTCGGGATTCCCGTCGGATTTCCGCTCGGTGGCCATTCCACGCACGCGAAGGTAACCGAAGCCATCGAGGCGGTGGCGCGCGGCGCCAGGGTGCTCGATATGGTGATCAACATCAGCCGGCTGAAGTCAGGAGATCATGATTTCGTGCGGAACGATATGGTTGCGGTGATCCAGGCCACGCCGGGCGTCAATCACAAGGTCATCGTGGAGACCTGCCTGTTGACGCGCGAGGAGAAAATCACCGCCTGTCGACTGGCTGTCGAGGCGGGGATGGATTACGTGAAGACCTCGACAGGGTTCTCGCACGCGGGCGCGACGGTGGACGACGTCCGGTTGATGAAAGAAGCGGTCGCCGGTCGTGCCAAGGTCAAGGCGTCGGGAGGGATCAGGGACTGGAAAACGACACAAGCCTTGTTGGAAGCGGGCGCCGACCGAATCGGTACCAGCGTGAGCCTGAAGATCGTGGATGAGTGGCAATCGCAGCGGGCCGGTACCCGCTGA
- the mltG gene encoding endolytic transglycosylase MltG, translating into MMQRRTMVGLILAAVLLTGITGFLVLRWAQSPVASGKPKPPSRVVFIPEGSTFQQVAALLKSEQLIRSRSAFMLLGRTKDIDRKIRPGEYELDGGMTPQEILNKLLAGRVVLHPVTIPEGYTLAQITDVLADQHITDHKEFARLIYDRSFIKQLEIDAESLEGYLFPETYSFAKGTKAKDVIKTMVDELRRVWNGELQQQATRMNLSLHQVLTLASVIEKETGVKDERELIAAVFHNRLRKNIPLQSDPTVIYGLPAFDGNIHKRDLSSQSPYNTYRVRGLPPGPIASPGAHSLRAALFPARASYLYFVSRNDGTHHFSSTLAEHNQAVEKYQKQPFRKRLKGSLVAHGA; encoded by the coding sequence ATGATGCAGAGACGAACGATGGTAGGGCTGATCCTGGCCGCGGTGCTGCTGACGGGCATCACGGGATTTCTCGTGCTGCGATGGGCGCAAAGCCCCGTCGCTAGCGGGAAACCGAAGCCTCCTTCCCGCGTGGTCTTCATTCCCGAAGGCAGTACCTTTCAGCAAGTTGCGGCGCTCTTGAAGAGCGAACAGCTGATTCGCAGCCGTTCGGCCTTCATGTTGCTCGGCCGGACCAAGGATATCGATCGCAAAATACGTCCGGGCGAGTATGAGCTGGACGGCGGTATGACACCCCAAGAGATCCTGAACAAACTGCTGGCCGGGCGTGTCGTCCTGCACCCCGTCACGATTCCGGAAGGGTATACGCTGGCGCAAATTACGGATGTGTTGGCCGATCAGCACATCACCGACCACAAAGAGTTCGCGAGGCTGATCTATGATCGGTCCTTCATCAAACAGCTGGAGATCGATGCGGAGTCCTTGGAAGGGTATTTGTTCCCGGAAACCTATTCGTTCGCGAAGGGCACGAAGGCCAAGGACGTGATCAAGACGATGGTGGATGAGTTGCGTCGCGTGTGGAACGGCGAGCTTCAGCAGCAGGCCACCCGCATGAACTTGTCGCTGCACCAGGTGTTGACCCTGGCCTCCGTCATCGAAAAGGAAACGGGAGTGAAGGACGAGCGGGAATTGATCGCGGCCGTATTCCACAATCGACTGCGGAAGAATATCCCGCTCCAGAGTGACCCCACGGTGATTTATGGGCTACCCGCCTTCGATGGGAACATTCACAAGCGCGATCTCTCTAGCCAGAGTCCTTACAACACCTATCGCGTGCGGGGCTTGCCGCCGGGACCGATCGCGAGCCCCGGCGCCCATTCGCTTCGAGCCGCGTTGTTTCCCGCCCGGGCTTCCTACCTGTATTTTGTCTCGCGAAACGACGGGACCCATCATTTTTCCTCGACCCTCGCCGAACACAACCAGGCCGTGGAGAAGTATCAAAAGCAGCCCTTCCGCAAACGGCTGAAGGGAAGCCTCGTCGCCCACGGCGCTTGA
- the ruvX gene encoding Holliday junction resolvase RuvX: MKGRRILAIDHGAKRIGFALSDELGWTAQPLETLHRKNLESDLRHIQQLVRDHDVGMVLVGMPFKLDGELGPAAKVVEAFIQTLSPMIPVPVVTWDERMTTRSAEEVLIAADVSRRKRKGIVDRVAAAILLQSYLASVEEPSVSVSEGIPNECDAFESVSGERERVDDAETNDGRADPGRGAADGHHGISRAAMGAKPRR; encoded by the coding sequence ATGAAGGGCCGGCGTATTCTTGCGATCGACCATGGGGCCAAACGGATCGGGTTCGCCTTGAGCGATGAACTTGGGTGGACGGCCCAACCGCTTGAAACCCTCCACCGGAAGAATCTCGAGTCCGACCTCCGCCATATCCAACAGCTTGTCCGGGACCATGATGTAGGGATGGTCCTGGTGGGCATGCCTTTCAAGTTGGACGGGGAACTCGGTCCGGCGGCTAAGGTCGTCGAAGCATTCATACAGACCCTGTCCCCGATGATCCCCGTCCCGGTGGTGACGTGGGATGAGCGGATGACGACAAGGTCGGCGGAGGAGGTGTTGATCGCCGCCGATGTCAGCCGCCGAAAACGAAAAGGCATCGTGGATCGTGTCGCGGCGGCGATTTTGCTGCAGAGTTATTTGGCCAGTGTGGAGGAACCGTCCGTTTCCGTATCGGAAGGGATCCCCAACGAGTGTGACGCGTTCGAATCCGTGTCGGGAGAACGGGAACGAGTCGATGATGCAGAGACGAACGATGGTAGGGCTGATCCTGGCCGCGGTGCTGCTGACGGGCATCACGGGATTTCTCGTGCTGCGATGGGCGCAAAGCCCCGTCGCTAG
- the alaS gene encoding alanine--tRNA ligase — protein sequence MSQSANDLRRAFIHYFEQQGHRAVPSAPLIPQADPTLLFTNAGMNQFKRVFLGEETRAYRRAVSVQKCLRAGGKHNDLENVGYTRRHHTFFEMLGNFSFGDYFKEEAIRFGWEFLTSVVGLAKDRMWVTIFREDDEADRLWKKIGVAPSRIVRCGEKDNFWQMADTGPCGPCSELHFDQGAAVPGDDTPNGEGDRVIEIWNLVFMQFNRDSGGTLNPLPKPSIDTGMGLERLAAVAQGKLSNYDSDLFAPLLAAIGQRAGLQYGTKEQVDRSMRVIADHLRAITFLMADGVLPSNEGRGYVLRRILRRAARHGRLLGITEPFLHDLTAAVVSHMGVAYHELTAAAETVKEATRGEEERFIATLDQGLPILTEMLTKVRSSGQDTLAGTDIFKLYDTYGFPMDLIVEACREQEIKLDETGFEAAIEEQRTRARKTGGFETETERPTLSEVAARVKGTTFVGYEQLNSEGIVQAILKGDALVKEAREGDEIEIVLDVTPFYAEGGGQAGDQGTLIGTDGRVDVHETTRPVSTLIVHKGVVQSGSIREGERLQLTVNQRTRKDAARNHTATHLVHAALRDLLGPHVKQYGSLVAPNRLRFDFAHFRPLSFRDIDEIEGIVNEQIRLDQSVQTDVMGVQDAVAGGALAFFGDKYGDQVRVVSIDTFSKELCGGTHCRRTGEIGLFRILSEAGVAAGVRRIECLTGSGALDSVKRLEADVRELSDLLKVAPGELVTRTRKLAEQLKEKERELSEVKLKLAGSSSSETQTREVKGVQVHAQRADGLDVNGMRALADQLRDKLRSGVVAIGAANDGKVSLLVVVTKDLVGRLKAGELIKEMAVEVGGTGGGRPEMAQAGGKNPEGLGPALEKVFGLVQKALER from the coding sequence ATGAGCCAGAGCGCGAACGATCTTCGGCGGGCCTTCATTCACTACTTCGAGCAGCAGGGACATCGGGCGGTGCCCAGCGCTCCCTTGATTCCGCAGGCCGATCCCACCTTGCTGTTCACGAATGCCGGAATGAATCAGTTCAAACGGGTGTTTCTCGGTGAGGAGACCCGCGCCTACCGTCGTGCCGTGTCGGTGCAGAAGTGTCTGCGGGCCGGCGGCAAACATAACGACCTCGAGAATGTCGGCTACACCAGACGGCACCATACGTTCTTTGAAATGCTCGGCAACTTTTCCTTCGGTGACTACTTCAAGGAAGAGGCGATTCGCTTCGGTTGGGAGTTTCTCACGTCGGTCGTGGGGCTGGCGAAGGACCGGATGTGGGTCACGATTTTCCGCGAAGACGACGAAGCCGATCGGCTGTGGAAAAAGATCGGCGTTGCGCCGAGCCGGATCGTCCGTTGTGGTGAAAAGGATAATTTCTGGCAGATGGCGGACACAGGACCCTGCGGACCCTGTTCGGAACTGCATTTCGACCAAGGCGCGGCGGTGCCGGGCGACGACACCCCGAACGGCGAGGGTGATCGAGTCATCGAGATTTGGAATCTTGTCTTCATGCAGTTCAACCGCGACAGCGGCGGCACGCTGAATCCGTTACCCAAACCGAGCATCGACACCGGAATGGGGTTGGAGCGGCTGGCGGCGGTGGCTCAAGGCAAACTGAGCAACTACGACAGTGATCTGTTCGCTCCACTGTTGGCGGCCATCGGCCAAAGGGCCGGGTTGCAATATGGCACGAAAGAACAGGTGGATCGGTCCATGCGGGTGATCGCGGACCATCTCAGGGCCATCACCTTTCTCATGGCTGATGGCGTGTTGCCGTCGAATGAAGGCCGTGGCTACGTATTGCGTCGGATTCTTAGGCGGGCCGCTCGCCACGGGCGCCTGCTCGGCATTACGGAGCCATTCCTCCACGACCTGACTGCGGCGGTCGTTTCCCATATGGGCGTGGCCTACCATGAACTGACTGCTGCGGCCGAGACGGTGAAGGAGGCCACGCGAGGGGAAGAAGAACGTTTCATCGCGACGCTTGACCAAGGCCTGCCGATTCTGACCGAGATGCTGACCAAAGTGCGGTCGTCCGGGCAGGATACGCTGGCCGGTACCGACATCTTCAAGCTCTATGACACCTATGGGTTTCCGATGGACCTCATCGTCGAAGCCTGCCGTGAACAGGAGATCAAGCTGGACGAGACGGGCTTCGAGGCGGCCATCGAAGAGCAGCGCACCCGTGCCAGGAAGACTGGCGGGTTTGAAACGGAAACGGAGCGACCCACGCTCAGTGAGGTCGCTGCCCGCGTGAAGGGCACCACCTTCGTCGGTTATGAACAGCTGAACTCCGAGGGCATTGTTCAGGCCATCCTGAAAGGCGACGCGCTCGTCAAAGAGGCGCGCGAGGGTGATGAAATCGAAATCGTACTCGATGTGACGCCCTTCTATGCCGAAGGGGGTGGCCAAGCCGGCGATCAAGGCACCCTGATCGGGACCGACGGGCGAGTCGACGTTCACGAAACCACCAGACCCGTGTCGACCCTGATCGTGCACAAGGGCGTCGTGCAGTCCGGATCGATCCGAGAAGGAGAGCGGCTGCAGCTCACGGTCAATCAGCGAACCAGGAAGGATGCGGCCAGGAATCACACTGCGACGCACTTGGTGCATGCCGCGCTACGGGATCTCTTGGGACCGCACGTCAAACAGTATGGGTCGCTGGTGGCGCCGAATCGCCTGCGGTTCGACTTTGCCCACTTCCGCCCCCTGTCGTTCCGCGACATCGATGAAATCGAGGGGATCGTGAACGAGCAGATCCGGTTGGACCAATCCGTCCAAACCGACGTGATGGGCGTGCAGGATGCCGTGGCGGGTGGAGCGCTGGCTTTTTTCGGTGATAAATACGGCGATCAGGTGCGGGTGGTGAGCATCGATACCTTCAGCAAGGAATTGTGCGGCGGAACCCATTGTCGCCGGACCGGCGAGATCGGGTTGTTCCGGATCCTGTCGGAGGCTGGGGTGGCGGCCGGGGTCAGGCGTATCGAGTGCTTGACCGGAAGCGGCGCCTTGGATTCGGTGAAACGGCTGGAGGCGGACGTCCGCGAGTTGTCGGATCTCCTGAAGGTCGCGCCGGGCGAATTGGTGACCCGTACGCGCAAATTGGCCGAGCAGTTAAAAGAGAAGGAGCGAGAGTTGTCGGAGGTGAAGTTGAAGCTGGCCGGCAGCTCGTCCAGCGAAACCCAGACCCGCGAGGTCAAGGGCGTGCAGGTCCATGCGCAACGTGCCGACGGCTTGGATGTGAACGGGATGCGGGCGCTGGCGGACCAGTTGCGCGATAAGCTCCGGAGCGGAGTGGTGGCCATCGGGGCTGCCAATGACGGCAAGGTCTCGTTGTTGGTGGTCGTCACCAAGGATCTCGTCGGTCGGCTGAAGGCGGGGGAGCTGATCAAAGAGATGGCGGTCGAGGTGGGCGGAACCGGCGGAGGCCGCCCGGAAATGGCGCAGGCCGGGGGCAAGAATCCGGAAGGCCTCGGACCCGCGTTGGAAAAAGTTTTTGGGTTGGTCCAGAAGGCCTTGGAACGGTAA
- a CDS encoding RecX family transcriptional regulator: protein MAVPDYLNLAVRYLARTDRTVAQVERYLRDKGATRPKAAAVVRELERLGYVNDQAYAVRWAETRLARRPMGRERLKAELLQRGFEEPVVERALKKAYRSISEQELACQVLEGRTSRTGPLQWVRLLRQRGFDDETIQQVTQVDLEAGLDEL, encoded by the coding sequence GTGGCGGTTCCTGATTACCTCAATCTCGCGGTGCGGTATCTGGCCCGAACCGATCGAACCGTGGCGCAGGTGGAGCGTTATCTCCGGGACAAGGGCGCCACACGACCAAAGGCTGCCGCCGTCGTGCGCGAGTTGGAGCGGTTGGGCTATGTGAACGATCAGGCCTATGCCGTTCGATGGGCCGAAACCAGGCTGGCCCGCCGGCCGATGGGCCGTGAGCGGCTGAAGGCCGAATTACTGCAGCGCGGGTTCGAGGAACCGGTCGTGGAACGGGCCTTGAAAAAGGCCTATCGCTCGATCTCCGAGCAGGAGTTGGCCTGCCAGGTGCTCGAAGGACGAACGAGCCGGACCGGGCCGTTGCAGTGGGTGCGGTTGTTGCGGCAACGCGGGTTCGATGATGAGACCATTCAGCAAGTCACGCAAGTCGATCTAGAGGCGGGGTTGGACGAGTTATGA
- the recA gene encoding recombinase RecA, with the protein MAEKDEKKRALDLALAQIEKQYGKGAVMKLGAEDRPADVPAISSGSLGLDIALGVGGLPRGRVVEIFGPESSGKTTLTLHAIAEAQKAGGVAAFIDAEHALDLSYAKKLGVQTDDLLVSQPDTGEQALEIAETLVRSGAIDIIVVDSVAALVPRAEIEGEMGDAHMGLQARLMSQALRKLTAAISKSQTTLIFINQIRMKIGVMFGNPETTTGGNALKFYSSVRLDIRRIESIKDGQDVTGSRVRVKVVKNKMAPPFKQAEFDIMFAEGISKAGELVDMGVEKRVVEKAGAWYSYKGERLGQGREAVRDFLKANPSIAKEIEGKIREQAGLPGSGTEKKADAKEAKEERGEKRGHGARVAT; encoded by the coding sequence ATGGCTGAAAAAGACGAGAAGAAGCGCGCGTTGGACCTAGCCCTGGCGCAGATCGAAAAACAATATGGGAAGGGTGCGGTCATGAAGCTGGGGGCGGAGGACCGTCCCGCAGATGTCCCGGCGATTTCCAGCGGGTCGCTGGGGTTGGACATCGCCTTGGGTGTCGGAGGCTTGCCGCGTGGCCGCGTGGTCGAAATCTTCGGTCCGGAATCGTCCGGTAAGACGACCCTGACCCTGCATGCGATTGCTGAGGCGCAGAAGGCGGGCGGGGTGGCGGCGTTCATCGATGCCGAACATGCGTTGGATCTTTCGTATGCGAAGAAACTCGGCGTGCAGACGGACGATTTGCTGGTCTCGCAGCCGGACACGGGCGAGCAGGCGCTCGAAATCGCCGAGACCCTGGTGCGGAGCGGCGCCATCGACATCATCGTGGTCGACTCCGTGGCGGCCCTGGTGCCGCGGGCGGAGATCGAAGGCGAGATGGGAGATGCCCACATGGGACTCCAGGCGAGGCTCATGTCCCAGGCGCTCCGCAAGTTGACCGCGGCCATCTCGAAATCCCAAACCACCCTCATCTTCATCAACCAGATTCGGATGAAGATCGGTGTCATGTTCGGCAATCCTGAAACGACGACGGGCGGTAATGCGCTCAAGTTTTACTCCTCCGTGCGGTTGGATATCCGGCGCATCGAATCGATCAAGGACGGACAGGATGTGACCGGCAGCCGCGTCCGGGTGAAGGTGGTCAAGAACAAGATGGCGCCGCCGTTCAAGCAGGCGGAATTCGACATCATGTTTGCGGAAGGGATCTCCAAGGCCGGTGAACTGGTCGATATGGGCGTGGAAAAGCGCGTGGTGGAGAAAGCCGGCGCGTGGTACTCCTACAAGGGTGAGCGGCTGGGGCAAGGCCGCGAAGCCGTCCGCGACTTTCTCAAGGCCAACCCGAGTATCGCCAAAGAAATTGAAGGGAAGATCAGGGAACAAGCCGGTTTGCCTGGCTCGGGAACGGAGAAAAAGGCCGACGCCAAAGAGGCGAAGGAGGAGCGGGGCGAGAAGCGGGGGCACGGCGCCCGGGTCGCCACGTAG